From Neobacillus sp. PS2-9, the proteins below share one genomic window:
- the modA gene encoding molybdate ABC transporter substrate-binding protein — protein MYKKIIPWLMFFFIFLVSACSSTDTTEKKSKINQVEITISAAASLKDALMEIKTEFQKENKQIIPLFNLGGSGALQQQIIQGAPVDVFISASKDQFDALTRKDLIDSKEHVDLLSNQLVLITNKNNKVPIKKFEDLDNNEIHKVAIGTPESVPAGMYAKQALKKYQVWEALQPKLIQTKDVRQVLTYVETRSVDAGIVYMTDVRISKKVKVIAISEEGFHEPIIYSAGVIHASKKKDAAIHFYEYLQSSTAKEIFKKYGFTVLD, from the coding sequence ATGTACAAAAAAATAATCCCCTGGTTGATGTTTTTCTTTATTTTTCTCGTTTCAGCATGTTCTTCCACTGATACTACTGAGAAGAAGAGTAAAATAAATCAGGTAGAAATTACGATTTCTGCTGCAGCAAGCCTAAAAGATGCATTGATGGAAATAAAAACTGAATTTCAAAAAGAAAACAAACAAATTATCCCACTTTTCAATTTAGGTGGTTCTGGAGCCTTACAACAACAAATTATTCAGGGAGCTCCTGTTGATGTTTTTATCTCTGCTTCTAAGGATCAGTTTGATGCATTAACGAGGAAGGATTTAATAGACTCAAAAGAACATGTGGATTTACTTAGTAATCAGTTAGTCTTAATAACTAATAAAAACAATAAAGTACCGATAAAAAAGTTTGAAGATCTTGATAATAATGAAATACATAAAGTAGCTATCGGCACTCCAGAATCTGTACCCGCAGGCATGTATGCTAAGCAAGCTTTAAAAAAATATCAAGTTTGGGAAGCATTGCAGCCAAAATTAATCCAGACAAAAGATGTTAGACAAGTATTGACCTATGTTGAAACGCGCAGCGTTGATGCGGGTATAGTTTATATGACGGATGTACGTATATCAAAAAAGGTAAAAGTAATAGCCATTTCGGAGGAAGGCTTCCATGAACCAATCATTTACTCTGCAGGGGTAATACATGCATCTAAAAAGAAAGATGCCGCCATCCACTTCTATGAATATTTACAAAGCAGCACGGCTAAAGAAATTTTCAAAAAATATGGTTTTACAGTATTGGATTGA
- a CDS encoding SCO family protein, giving the protein MKKIYLICGLAIFLGIAGGISFFLIRDANAEIPAEVSLINQNGTTYNFGRDHTKLKLIEFIYTHCPDICPTTTQKMVDLKKDLEKSGVYGKKIEFITITIDPYRDTPEILQGYMQGFGINNDEKWTFLTGDKQHIKKDQEQIQKVTDALKFQYKDPGNGQFVHSTFTYLVNQDNNFIAKFPMGNDFNKKEVYETIMDKLD; this is encoded by the coding sequence ATGAAAAAAATCTATCTCATTTGCGGTCTAGCAATATTTTTGGGAATTGCAGGGGGAATCTCCTTCTTTCTCATTAGAGACGCAAATGCGGAAATACCCGCAGAAGTAAGTTTGATTAATCAAAATGGTACTACATATAATTTTGGTAGGGATCATACTAAATTGAAATTAATTGAATTTATCTACACCCATTGCCCAGATATATGTCCTACCACCACACAAAAGATGGTCGATTTGAAGAAAGATTTAGAGAAGAGTGGCGTATACGGCAAGAAAATTGAATTCATTACCATTACCATTGACCCCTATCGTGATACTCCTGAGATATTGCAAGGGTATATGCAAGGGTTTGGAATAAACAACGATGAGAAATGGACATTTTTAACAGGAGACAAACAACATATTAAAAAAGACCAAGAGCAAATTCAAAAGGTAACGGATGCCTTGAAATTTCAATACAAAGACCCCGGAAATGGACAATTCGTACATTCCACCTTTACGTACCTAGTCAATCAAGACAATAACTTTATAGCAAAGTTTCCTATGGGAAATGACTTTAATAAAAAAGAAGTATATGAAACAATTATGGATAAGCTAGATTAG
- a CDS encoding LrgB family protein yields MITLYNIILTVSVYYLARVISKKYSTPLTSPVFLSTVIIIGLLVASNLSYEEYIPAKNFLTFFLGPATVALALPIYKNRHLFTKYFTAACVGLFIGTVTTITSAIILAHWFDLSEMFIRGLTVKSVTVPVATEIGKIIKGNGSLIAAFVIITGMIGAMFGAKLLDWFKINHPFARGLSIGTIAHGIGTAEAVKEGEIQGAVSGAAMGIAAVLTSLIIPYIINFIS; encoded by the coding sequence ATGATCACGCTATATAATATTATCCTAACTGTTTCTGTCTATTATTTAGCAAGGGTCATTTCAAAAAAATATTCTACTCCGTTAACTAGTCCTGTTTTTTTAAGTACAGTCATTATAATTGGATTATTGGTTGCATCTAATCTGTCCTATGAAGAGTATATTCCTGCAAAAAACTTCTTAACTTTTTTCCTGGGCCCAGCAACAGTTGCACTTGCTTTACCCATTTATAAAAATCGTCATCTGTTCACTAAATATTTTACTGCAGCTTGTGTGGGTCTATTTATTGGTACAGTTACAACGATTACCTCTGCTATTATACTAGCTCATTGGTTTGATTTATCGGAGATGTTTATTCGAGGGTTAACCGTTAAATCTGTTACCGTTCCAGTTGCTACCGAAATTGGAAAAATCATAAAAGGCAATGGTTCACTAATTGCAGCTTTTGTTATTATAACAGGAATGATTGGAGCTATGTTTGGTGCAAAACTCTTAGATTGGTTTAAAATAAACCATCCGTTTGCTCGAGGATTGTCAATTGGAACCATTGCCCATGGAATAGGAACAGCAGAGGCGGTGAAAGAAGGGGAGATACAGGGAGCTGTGTCAGGTGCTGCAATGGGAATCGCAGCGGTATTAACCTCTCTAATCATTCCGTATATTATTAATTTCATCAGTTGA
- a CDS encoding CidA/LrgA family protein, translating to MVKQTFKFTLQMVILIVIYELGNLIVRFFKMPIPGNVIGIVLLFLFLLMGIIKVDHIETAAGWLLKHLGFFFIPISVGLMTLGNTLVNKALPLMFILIVSAFIGLLSAGKATQAVIIKNEKDKVSHHDHAI from the coding sequence ATGGTAAAACAAACGTTTAAATTTACTTTACAGATGGTGATACTGATTGTCATATACGAGCTGGGGAATCTTATAGTAAGATTTTTTAAGATGCCTATTCCGGGGAATGTTATTGGGATTGTTCTTCTTTTCCTTTTTCTTTTGATGGGTATTATTAAGGTGGACCACATAGAAACAGCAGCTGGCTGGCTATTAAAACACCTTGGGTTCTTTTTTATCCCCATTTCAGTTGGATTAATGACCTTAGGGAATACCTTAGTTAATAAGGCGTTACCACTTATGTTTATACTGATTGTCAGTGCATTTATAGGGCTTTTGTCGGCGGGTAAAGCGACGCAAGCAGTAATAATAAAAAATGAAAAGGATAAAGTGAGCCATCATGATCACGCTATATAA
- a CDS encoding YuzL family protein: protein MGKRSKKKADPSTIGLNSPQVEGQGTTTTETGSRAEPSSRRKQKQM from the coding sequence ATGGGTAAACGGAGTAAAAAGAAAGCTGATCCTTCGACAATTGGACTTAATTCACCCCAAGTAGAGGGACAAGGTACAACAACTACCGAAACGGGATCAAGAGCTGAGCCTTCTTCACGAAGAAAACAAAAACAAATGTAA
- a CDS encoding YkuS family protein: protein MAKVGVEQSLTNIQQALREKGYDVVELKQESDAQNCDCCVVTGLDSNVMGMQDTVTKGAVIDANGMSADEVCQQVESRLQ, encoded by the coding sequence ATGGCAAAAGTTGGAGTAGAACAATCTCTTACAAATATTCAACAAGCACTACGCGAAAAAGGCTACGATGTAGTTGAACTTAAGCAAGAATCAGATGCACAAAACTGCGATTGCTGTGTTGTAACTGGTCTCGATTCAAACGTGATGGGAATGCAAGATACAGTTACAAAAGGTGCAGTTATTGATGCAAACGGGATGTCCGCTGATGAAGTATGTCAACAGGTGGAAAGCAGACTTCAATAA
- a CDS encoding Hsp20/alpha crystallin family protein, translating into MDMDKLKQWMEVAKNMNGGDFWNNIFDQDFAKQFMNEQPYTAPNSSTAKQSGREEKNTPPFPAIDILEGESEVLVVIEVPGMKKENLELGLNGNSLTIKGKAILNHSDLKLTYSERFYGDFQRQIRLPDTVSPNQLSAKFWNGLLFVSYHRIIEKGESIPID; encoded by the coding sequence ATGGACATGGATAAATTAAAGCAATGGATGGAAGTAGCCAAAAATATGAATGGAGGAGATTTTTGGAACAATATATTTGATCAGGACTTTGCTAAGCAATTTATGAATGAGCAGCCTTATACTGCGCCAAATTCGAGTACGGCAAAACAATCTGGAAGGGAAGAAAAAAATACACCCCCATTCCCCGCTATCGATATATTGGAAGGTGAAAGTGAAGTCCTGGTGGTGATTGAGGTTCCTGGAATGAAAAAAGAAAATCTTGAACTTGGCCTGAACGGAAATTCCTTAACGATTAAAGGAAAGGCCATATTAAACCATTCTGATTTGAAGCTTACCTATTCAGAAAGGTTTTATGGAGATTTTCAAAGACAAATTAGGTTGCCTGATACGGTTAGTCCTAATCAATTGAGTGCTAAATTTTGGAATGGATTATTATTTGTTAGTTATCACCGAATCATTGAAAAAGGAGAAAGCATTCCAATTGATTAG
- the modB gene encoding molybdate ABC transporter permease subunit, whose protein sequence is MTLFHDEFWTPIVLSIKVAAISVTIVFFLGILLGRLFARKQFKGKILLETFLLLPIVLPPTVIGFLLIYLFGINSPFGIILEEVFAHPIIFTPTAAVIASTVVAFPLMYQTVKIGFQAVDRGIEEAARVDGAGEIKVFLYITLPLSIKSIFAGLILSFARALGEFGATFMFAGNIPGKTQTAPTAIYIAMESGNMNLAWFLVATMVFISFSFLLLTTISQK, encoded by the coding sequence ATGACTTTGTTTCATGATGAATTTTGGACACCCATAGTGTTATCTATAAAAGTAGCAGCCATTTCAGTAACTATAGTATTTTTCCTCGGCATTTTACTTGGCAGATTATTTGCAAGAAAGCAATTCAAGGGCAAAATTCTACTCGAAACTTTCCTTCTTCTTCCGATTGTCTTGCCACCTACTGTTATTGGGTTCTTACTAATATACCTATTTGGAATAAACAGTCCATTTGGAATAATTTTAGAAGAAGTATTTGCTCATCCCATTATTTTCACCCCAACGGCAGCAGTAATTGCATCAACCGTTGTTGCCTTTCCATTAATGTATCAAACAGTCAAAATCGGTTTTCAAGCAGTAGATAGAGGAATTGAAGAAGCAGCAAGGGTAGACGGTGCTGGCGAAATAAAAGTGTTTTTATATATCACTCTACCATTATCTATTAAATCAATATTTGCAGGATTAATTCTGAGTTTTGCACGAGCACTAGGGGAGTTCGGTGCTACCTTTATGTTTGCCGGAAATATCCCTGGAAAAACTCAAACAGCACCTACTGCAATATATATTGCAATGGAATCTGGTAATATGAATTTAGCTTGGTTTTTAGTTGCAACCATGGTTTTTATCTCCTTTTCTTTCTTGTTACTGACAACAATTTCACAAAAATAG
- a CDS encoding ATP-binding cassette domain-containing protein, whose translation MITVSNVGLRYGDRKLFDDVNIKFTPGNCYGLIGANGAGKSTFLKILSGEIESQTGTVQLGPNERMTVLKQNHFEYEEFEVLKAVIMGHSRLYEVMQEKDAIYMKENFTDEDGMKAAELEGEFAELNGWEAEPEAAILLKGLGIGEDLHYKTMAELTGSEKVKVLLAQALFGRPDVLLLDEPTNHLDIKAIQWLEEFLINFENTVIVVSHDRHFLNKVCTHIADLDYGKIQIYVGNYDFWYESSQLASRLTSDANKKKEEKIKELQAFIARFSANASKSKQATSRKKLLDKITLDDIRPSSRRYPFVGFTPDREIGNDLLRVEGLTKTIDGVKVLDNISFFMNKNDKIALVGTNEIAKTILFKILMGEMEPDSGTFKWGITTSQAYFPKDNSEYFENSELNLVDWLRQFSPKDESESFLRGFLGRMLFSGEEVLKKASVLSGGEKVRCMLSKMMLNGANVLLLDEPTNHLDLESITALNNGLINFKGSLIFSSHDHQFIQTVANRIFELTPKGLVDKQMSYDEYLENDEVQKQVAEMYK comes from the coding sequence ATGATTACAGTAAGTAATGTAGGATTAAGATATGGTGACCGGAAATTATTTGATGATGTGAACATTAAGTTCACACCTGGTAATTGCTATGGTCTAATCGGTGCAAACGGTGCAGGTAAGTCCACGTTTTTAAAGATTCTTTCTGGAGAAATTGAATCACAAACGGGAACTGTTCAACTTGGACCAAATGAACGAATGACTGTGTTAAAACAAAACCATTTTGAATATGAAGAATTTGAAGTCTTAAAAGCGGTAATCATGGGTCATTCAAGACTTTACGAAGTTATGCAGGAAAAAGACGCGATCTATATGAAAGAAAACTTCACTGATGAGGATGGCATGAAAGCCGCTGAACTTGAGGGTGAATTTGCTGAATTAAACGGATGGGAAGCTGAACCTGAAGCAGCAATCCTCTTAAAGGGCCTTGGAATTGGTGAAGACCTTCACTATAAGACGATGGCTGAATTAACTGGTTCTGAAAAAGTAAAGGTTCTACTTGCACAAGCATTGTTTGGCAGACCAGATGTTTTGCTTCTGGACGAGCCTACTAACCACTTGGATATTAAAGCGATTCAATGGCTAGAGGAATTCTTAATTAACTTTGAAAATACAGTTATTGTTGTATCCCATGACCGTCACTTCCTGAATAAAGTTTGTACCCATATTGCTGACTTGGACTATGGGAAAATCCAAATTTATGTGGGTAACTACGATTTTTGGTATGAATCAAGCCAATTAGCATCAAGATTAACCTCGGACGCAAACAAGAAGAAAGAAGAAAAAATAAAGGAACTGCAAGCCTTTATTGCCCGGTTTAGTGCAAATGCATCGAAATCCAAACAGGCTACTTCTCGTAAGAAGCTACTGGATAAAATAACACTCGATGACATTAGGCCTTCCTCTCGCCGTTATCCATTTGTTGGATTTACACCGGACCGTGAAATCGGGAACGATTTACTAAGAGTTGAGGGATTAACAAAAACGATTGATGGCGTAAAAGTGCTTGATAATATTAGTTTCTTTATGAATAAGAACGATAAAATTGCTCTTGTAGGAACAAACGAAATTGCGAAAACCATACTTTTTAAAATTTTAATGGGTGAAATGGAACCTGACAGCGGTACCTTTAAATGGGGAATTACCACTTCACAAGCATATTTCCCTAAAGATAACTCCGAGTACTTTGAAAACTCCGAGCTTAATTTAGTAGACTGGTTACGCCAATTCTCTCCAAAAGACGAAAGTGAAAGCTTCTTACGCGGATTCTTAGGAAGAATGTTATTTTCCGGAGAAGAAGTATTAAAGAAAGCTAGCGTTCTTTCCGGAGGAGAAAAAGTTCGTTGTATGCTCTCTAAAATGATGTTAAATGGTGCCAACGTTCTACTTCTAGACGAGCCAACGAACCACTTGGACTTAGAATCTATTACGGCACTCAATAATGGTTTAATTAATTTTAAGGGCTCATTGATCTTTTCATCACACGATCATCAATTCATTCAGACAGTTGCAAATCGGATCTTTGAATTAACACCTAAAGGATTAGTAGATAAACAAATGTCCTACGATGAATACTTAGAAAATGATGAGGTTCAAAAGCAAGTAGCAGAAATGTATAAATAA